From a single Lolium rigidum isolate FL_2022 chromosome 7, APGP_CSIRO_Lrig_0.1, whole genome shotgun sequence genomic region:
- the LOC124674122 gene encoding serine/arginine repetitive matrix protein 2 → MKSKAAKKPVDEDEAKSKKIRSSRSKRRRERHSRSRSPSSSGSGSDSPPRKRSKKPTKKVVDKKSKKNKRSSTRRRRHRSPSPSTSPSSSPSTVSRSRSHSRRSRHSSISASERSVSPLPRSHPKDTRKGKARGRDRDKDRKRRRARRSRSYSSSPASSGSSQSRSRSKSKSRKWRAGGTQDDATRDRTVQDYDNYDASWTERNSMKNVDWDEEAVAVATKGIDDFEKNVVLERRERSPSEDSKEMGEILSPKDVNAEDEILPNGGGSPDVEEDLELILRQKALANFRKFKEASVKPGNTDSNGTGKGVLTDRLENTSTKIAEARSAVTPSQMHGNSFGVGHSAGSPEIEDFGNSTSPWNQEMSRGDKSPGILDSGDTSPPTQQQGSRLELIRASSRIMSQDGRNGSSVMQRLGNNPASSSTVKQRLGSSTGVIPVQATRRVRSVVSIPAREGLGSEIAMTPSAVENHVPVESSSEVRHPPVEINNNLEGTNGDDRKTGEASAPESSVLSTDEGKSQAGTEDKDGSQFEKRTFSRMHDGETVQVSYKVYIPTTSPRLARRKLQR, encoded by the exons ATGAAGagcaaagcggccaagaagcccgtCGACGAG GATGAGGCCAAGTCCAAGAAGATCCGATCCTCGCGCAGCAAGCGCCGACGTgagcgccacagccgcagccgctCCCCCTCCAGCTCTGGCTCTGGCTCCGATTCCCCGCCCCGCAAGCGCTCCAAGAAACCCACCAAGAAGGTTGTTGACAAGAAGAGCAAGAAAAACAAGCGTAGCAGCACCAGGCGTCGGCGCCACCGTAGCCCGAGCCCGAGCACTAGCCCCAGCAGTAGCCCTTCCACGGTGTCCAGGTCCAGGAGCCACTCCCGCCGCAGCCGccatagcagcattagtgcatctGAGAGGTCTGTGAGCCCACTGCCCAGGAGCCACCCCAAAGATACGAGGAAGGGGAAGGCGAGGGGGAGGGACAGAGACAAAGATCGAAAGAGGAGACGGGCACGGAGATCAAGGAGCTACTCGAGCAGTCCAGCTAGTAGTGGCAGCAGCCAGAGTAGGAGTAGGAGCAAGAGTAAGAGTAGGAAGTGGAGGGCAGGGGGCACACAGGATGATGCAACCAGAGACCGGACTGTACAAGATTATGATAATTACGATGCTTCCTGGACTGAGAGGAACTCTATGAAGAATGTTGATTGGGATGAGGAAGCGGTTGCTGTTGCCACGAAGGGGATCGATGATTTTGAGAAGAATGTGGTGTTGGAGAGGAGGGAGAGGTCACCTTCCGAGGATTCTAAAGAAATGGGTGAGATCTTATCTCCCAAGGATGTGAATGCAGAGGACGAGATCTTACCTAATGGTGGTGGAAGCCCGGACGTTGAGGAGGATCTGGAGCTCATTCTCAGGCAGAAAGCTCTTGCTAACTTCAGGAAGTTTAAGGAAGCATCAGTCAAGCCAGGCAACACAGATAGCAATGGTACAGGAAAGGGAGTATTAACAGATAGGCTAGAGAATACATCTACAAAAATTGCTGAAGCACGGTCTGCTGTCACCCCTTCTCAGATGCATGGAAACAGTTTTGGAGTTGGTCACTCTGCTGGATCACCTGAAATAGAAGATTTTGGGAACAGTACAAGTCCTTGGAACCAGGAAATGAGTCGTGGTGATAAATCACCTGGAATACTCGATTCTGGTGATACTAGTCCCCCAACTCAACAGCAGGGAAGCAGACTAGAATTGATTCGCGCATCTTCTCGTATCATGTCACAGGATGGTAGGAATGGTAGTAGTGTGATGCAAAGGTTGGGAAACAatccggcgagttcttctactgTAAAACAAAGGTTAGGCAGCAGCACCGGGGTGATTCCTGTGCAAGCAACACGCAGGGTTAGATCAGTTGTGAGCATACCCGCTAGGGAAGGGCTTGGCAGTGAAATTGCGATGACCCCTTCGGCTGTTGAGAATCATGTCCCTGTTGAAAGCAGTAGTGAAGTCAGGCACCCTCCTGTTGAGATAAACAACAATCTTGAAGGAACCAATGGGGATGATAGAAAGACTGGTGAAGCTTCAGCTCCTGAGAGCTCAGTTTTGTCAACTGATGAGGGCAAGAGCCAGGCTGGGACCGAGGACAAAGATGGGTCTCAGTTTGAGAAGCGAACTTTCTCTAGGATGCATGATGGAGAGACGGTGCAG GTCAGTTACAAAGTCTACATACCAACAACGAGCCCGCGTCTTGCAAGGAGGAAGCTGCAGCGCTGA